The following proteins are encoded in a genomic region of Halomicroarcula saliterrae:
- a CDS encoding ABC transporter substrate-binding protein, which yields MTDERTPPTRRDTLRYGGAVTAGLGLAGCSDVADQSATPTGTGAYSATIEPVGTVEFDSVPETWLAMTAGWADMGIALGQDPPAGLTTTSRYHTHHYEDIPGVSVDRSDILQLYDAGIDKELFYEQNVDLHVFDPNFLTNRVENLGRADIDELAEKVAPFFGNTVFSRNYGWHDGYRYYTMYEAFEKLADVFQEQARYEAFASLHEAVRTDLQNRLPPVDDCPSVATVMVVSEEPEVFYPFRIEQGTGWKQWRDLGVSDAFEESDVETFTAARASIGYEKLLDVDPDYLMLYGYESLSATEFQQTFLSFFEDHDVASELTAVQNGNVHRAGGFYQGPIINLSLTERAASQLYADEFGGEQLYDRERVADIVTGTFDR from the coding sequence ATGACCGACGAGCGCACCCCGCCGACGCGGCGAGACACGCTCAGATACGGCGGCGCTGTCACCGCAGGTCTCGGACTGGCGGGCTGTTCGGACGTCGCCGACCAGAGCGCCACGCCGACTGGAACGGGGGCGTACTCGGCGACCATCGAGCCGGTGGGCACCGTCGAGTTCGACAGCGTTCCCGAGACGTGGCTCGCGATGACGGCCGGCTGGGCCGATATGGGTATCGCGCTGGGCCAGGACCCACCGGCGGGGCTGACGACCACGAGCCGGTATCACACCCATCATTACGAGGATATTCCGGGCGTGTCGGTCGACAGGAGCGATATCCTCCAGCTCTACGACGCCGGCATCGACAAGGAACTGTTCTACGAGCAGAACGTGGACCTCCACGTCTTCGACCCGAACTTCCTCACCAATCGCGTCGAGAATCTCGGCCGGGCCGATATCGACGAACTCGCCGAGAAGGTCGCGCCCTTTTTCGGGAACACGGTGTTCAGCCGGAACTACGGCTGGCACGACGGGTATCGGTACTACACGATGTACGAGGCCTTCGAGAAACTGGCCGACGTGTTTCAGGAACAGGCCCGGTACGAGGCGTTCGCCAGCCTCCACGAGGCGGTCCGGACCGATCTTCAGAACCGTCTGCCACCGGTGGACGACTGCCCGTCGGTTGCGACAGTGATGGTAGTCTCGGAGGAACCCGAGGTGTTCTACCCGTTCCGAATCGAGCAGGGGACCGGCTGGAAGCAGTGGCGCGACCTCGGCGTCTCGGACGCGTTCGAAGAGTCCGACGTCGAGACGTTCACCGCGGCGCGGGCTAGCATCGGCTACGAGAAACTCCTCGACGTCGACCCCGACTACCTGATGCTGTACGGGTACGAGTCGCTGTCGGCGACGGAGTTCCAGCAGACGTTCCTCTCGTTCTTCGAGGACCACGACGTTGCGAGTGAGCTGACGGCAGTACAGAACGGGAACGTCCACCGCGCCGGTGGCTTCTACCAAGGACCGATTATCAACCTCTCGTTGACCGAACGAGCCGCAAGCCAGCTCTACGCCGACGAGTTTGGCGGTGAACAGCTGTACGACCGCGAGCGGGTCGCGGACATCGTCACCGGGACGTTCGACCGATGA
- a CDS encoding ABC transporter substrate-binding protein: MSNDTDVRHDAPTRRDTLKYGAAVAAGLGLAGCSDFAGQSGEGTPTGTGSYTVEMAPMGEVEFDGVPETAAIYDAVWADHLVALGQQDRVVSLGFPDNYYTGYYDQLPGVTFDTSDLTALWNDGLPEELFYELDADVHHLDPCRWLSFDSGWSRSEFDDIESKVGPFFCNRFSRAHSTPPEGECRENYQYYSVWELAEKFSQVYQVQNRGEKLRNVRDEMVESISDRLPPESERPTVALVVYNAESETFGAYEINGPGFAKAHYRPLEPVGAFAGSDKTYANSSADIDLEQMLDIDPDVIVHHWDIEPSDRFEALLALEDDPVGKELTAIRNDRVYVGGTPMQGPIFNLFQLETAAQQIYPDEFGEFRGVGETPAENELFDRERVADILDGEGGE; encoded by the coding sequence ATGAGCAACGACACCGACGTTCGACACGACGCACCGACGCGCAGAGACACGTTGAAGTACGGCGCCGCAGTCGCCGCCGGCCTCGGACTGGCGGGCTGTTCGGACTTCGCCGGACAGTCCGGAGAGGGCACGCCCACCGGAACCGGGTCGTACACAGTCGAGATGGCGCCGATGGGCGAAGTCGAGTTCGACGGCGTCCCCGAGACGGCGGCCATCTACGACGCGGTCTGGGCCGACCACCTGGTCGCGCTGGGCCAGCAGGACCGCGTCGTCTCACTGGGCTTCCCCGACAACTACTACACCGGCTACTACGACCAGCTTCCGGGCGTGACCTTCGATACGAGCGACCTGACCGCGCTGTGGAACGACGGGCTCCCCGAGGAACTGTTCTACGAGCTGGACGCCGACGTCCACCATCTCGACCCCTGCCGCTGGCTCTCCTTCGACTCCGGCTGGAGTCGGTCGGAGTTCGACGACATCGAGAGCAAGGTCGGCCCGTTCTTCTGTAACCGGTTCAGTCGCGCACACAGCACGCCGCCCGAGGGCGAGTGCCGCGAGAACTACCAGTACTACAGCGTCTGGGAACTCGCCGAGAAGTTCAGTCAGGTGTATCAGGTCCAGAACCGCGGCGAAAAGCTCCGGAACGTCCGCGACGAGATGGTCGAGAGCATCAGCGACCGGCTCCCACCCGAGTCCGAGCGACCGACCGTCGCGCTCGTCGTCTACAACGCCGAGTCGGAGACGTTCGGCGCCTACGAGATCAACGGCCCGGGCTTCGCGAAGGCCCACTACCGCCCGCTCGAACCCGTCGGCGCCTTCGCCGGGTCGGACAAGACCTACGCGAACAGCTCGGCCGACATCGACCTCGAACAGATGCTGGATATCGACCCCGACGTCATCGTCCACCACTGGGACATCGAGCCCTCCGACCGGTTCGAGGCGCTGCTGGCGCTGGAAGACGACCCCGTCGGGAAGGAGCTGACCGCGATTCGAAACGACCGCGTCTACGTCGGCGGCACACCCATGCAGGGCCCGATTTTCAACCTCTTCCAGCTGGAGACGGCCGCACAGCAGATATATCCCGACGAGTTCGGCGAGTTCCGTGGCGTCGGTGAAACGCCGGCGGAGAACGAGCTGTTCGACCGCGAGCGAGTCGCGGACATCCTCGACGGGGAGGGTGGCGAATGA
- a CDS encoding ABC transporter substrate-binding protein — protein sequence MTDDTSATRRATLKYGAIAATGGLAGCSGGGESPTGGTADGSHSVTMEPVGTVEFDSVPQRWLAYTADYADMGVALGAGDGLSAIGVKARFGTHYYDELPGVSVDTDALTELYNGGTGREVFYDVDADIHVVDPNFMRNRLQWSRDDVEEIRTRVAPFFGNTVFTRVYDWHDYRYYSLYEAFEKLAAVFKRRGRYESFRELHDEVLRDVQSRLPPTTPDLAVLYPAGTPPDSFYPYRVGAGTQSKHWRDLRVGDALAANGVTDAQAGGGTIDYETLLEIDPDAIAVRLQGEITEQYFRRNILEHMEQHSVASELTAVQDGRVYYGGLTYQGPIIHLFQLEAAARGLYPETFGDQQLFDRERVADIVTGER from the coding sequence ATGACCGACGACACATCGGCGACACGTCGGGCCACACTGAAATACGGCGCCATCGCCGCCACCGGTGGGCTGGCCGGCTGTAGCGGTGGCGGCGAGTCGCCCACGGGAGGCACGGCGGACGGGTCACACTCGGTGACGATGGAGCCTGTCGGCACCGTCGAGTTCGACAGCGTCCCGCAGCGCTGGCTGGCCTACACCGCCGATTACGCCGACATGGGCGTCGCGCTCGGCGCGGGCGACGGGCTCTCGGCTATCGGTGTGAAAGCCCGGTTCGGGACCCACTACTACGACGAACTGCCGGGCGTCTCCGTCGACACCGACGCGCTAACGGAGCTCTACAACGGCGGGACAGGTCGGGAGGTGTTCTACGACGTGGACGCCGACATCCACGTCGTCGACCCGAACTTCATGCGCAACCGGCTCCAGTGGAGCCGAGACGACGTGGAGGAGATACGGACCCGTGTCGCGCCCTTCTTCGGCAACACCGTCTTCACCAGGGTGTACGACTGGCACGACTACCGGTACTACTCGCTGTACGAGGCCTTCGAGAAGCTCGCGGCGGTGTTCAAGCGGCGGGGCCGCTACGAATCGTTCCGGGAACTCCACGACGAGGTCCTGAGAGACGTCCAGTCTCGGCTCCCGCCCACGACCCCGGATCTCGCTGTGCTGTATCCGGCTGGTACCCCGCCGGACTCGTTCTACCCGTACCGGGTCGGGGCGGGGACACAGTCGAAACACTGGCGCGACCTCCGGGTGGGTGACGCGCTCGCCGCGAACGGGGTGACAGACGCCCAGGCAGGCGGCGGGACCATCGACTACGAGACGCTGCTCGAAATCGACCCCGATGCCATCGCCGTCCGTCTCCAGGGCGAGATTACCGAGCAGTACTTCCGGCGGAACATCCTCGAACACATGGAACAGCACAGTGTCGCCAGCGAACTCACCGCGGTGCAGGACGGCCGTGTGTACTACGGTGGGCTGACTTATCAAGGCCCGATTATCCACCTGTTCCAGCTCGAAGCGGCGGCCCGTGGGCTGTATCCCGAGACGTTCGGCGACCAACAGCTCTTCGACAGGGAGCGGGTAGCCGATATCGTCA